In Nocardioides nitrophenolicus, the genomic window TCGACCCGGCGGAACAGGTCGATGATCGGCAGGTGGTCGTAGCTCATCCCGGCCGTGACCACGCCGCGGTACTCGACCGGGCGCACCCGGGCGCGCGGCTTCCGGGTCCGCAGCACGGGCAGCGCCGCGCCCATGACCGCGCGTCCCCGGGCGACCACGCCGGACGGGATCTTGTCGACGATGCCGAACGGGATCCGGCGCGGATCCACCGACACGATGGCGCCGGAGGGCGCGCGGAACAGCAGCGGGTGCACGTCGTCGGCCGAGTCGAACTGCTTGCCGTACCAGCCCGAGGCCTCGAGCAGCCCGTCCATCGGGTGCCCGGTCGCCAGCTCACGGCCGTGCCAGCGGCCGGTGAGCTCCTCGGCACGCACGGCCGGGAGGCTGTCGAAGAGCGCGAGCGCGTCATGGAGCGCGCAGGCCGGCTCGAGGGCGGCGAGCCGGTCACTGGGAATGACAGTCATGCTGTCATTCTCGCTCATGACAGCTCGGTCGCGCGTTTCTTGACCTCGGCCCACGAGAACCGCTGCCGCAGGGTCGCGCCGCTCGGCACGCCGTCCTCCGCCTTGGCCCAGGCGGTGTAGTCGGCGAAGGAGCCGGTGCTCCCGGGCGCGGCGAGATAGCGCGCCACGATCGCCACCACGTCCTCGTCGCTCCACCGCCGACTGGTCGACCGGGTCTTGTTCGTGGCCACCCCGGCGTGGCCGCACGCGGCGTTCCACGACCCGAAGCGGCGGATCAGCAGCGCGGGCGAGGCCGCGACGCGCCGGCGCTGCCACCCGTCGTACGCCGCCGCTGTGAGCGGCTCGCCGAGCTCGGCGGCAGCCGCGGCGAGGTCGGCGGCGATCTGCTCGTCGGAGAACTCGGGGACCCGCATGAGCCCCACCGTAGCCACCCCGGCGGCCGTTGTCCGTCGGGGACGAAGACGCCCCGGATCTTCGGTCGCCGTGGCCGTGACCGTCGACACACCCGCGTCCCTACCTTCGAGGCATCCGCCACGGCGACCAGTCACCAAGGAGCCCGACCGATGCCCTTCCTCACCCCCGATGCCCCACCCGTCGACCCGGCGGAGCTGCTCGCCCGCCCCCGTCAGGAGCGGATCCGCCTGCTCGCCACGTTCTGGGCCGAGTACGGCTTCGGCACGCCGAAGCTGGTGCACACGATCTACATCGTGAAGCTGCTCGTGCTCTATGTCGTCGGCGGCGTCGCGCTCGCGACCCTCACCTCCGGAGTCGGCGGTCCGCTCGACGTCGCCCAGTGGTGGGACCAGCCGGTGATCTACCAGAAGCTGGTGCTCTGGACGCTCTTCCTCGAGCTGTTCGGGATCGGCGGGACCTGGGGCCCGCTCGCCGCGCACTTCAAGCCGATGACCGGCGGCATCGCCTACTGGGCGCGACCGGACACGATCCGGCTGCCACCGTGGCCAGGCAAGGTGCCGTTCACCGCGGGCGACAACCGCGGCGTCCTCGACGTGCTGCTCTACCTCGCCACCCTGGCGAGCTTCCTGCTCGCCGTCGTCGCCGGCAGCAGCACGACCATCGAGGGCCTCGGCGGGGTCGAGCTGGTCGACCCGCGGCTGATGGCCCTCTCTGCCGGGCTGCTGGTGCTCTGCGGCCTGCGCGACAAGATCCTCTTCCTCGCCGCCCGCGGCGAGCAGTACCTGCCGATCCTGATCGTCTCGAGCCTCGCCGGCAGCGTGCTCACCCTGGTCGACCTGATCGTCGCCGCCAAGCTCGTCATCGTCATCGTCTGGGTGGGCGCGGCCCTGTCCAAGATGAACGCGCACTTCGAGAACGTCGTCCCGCCGATGGTCTCCAACGCGCCCTTCGCTCCCCGGTTCGTCAAGCGCGCCCACTACCGCTCGCTGCCCGACGACCTCAAGCCGTCCCGGCTCGCCTGGTTCATGGCCCACGTCCTCGGTACGACCGCCGAGCTCGTCGTCCCGCTGGTCCTGCTGTTCAGCACCAACTGGACGCTCACCCTGCTCGCGGTGGGCGCGATGGTGCTCTTCCACCTGTTCATCACCCAGACCTTCCCTCTCGCCGTACCGCTGGAGTGGAACATCCTGTTCGCCTACATCACGGTGTTCCTGTTCGCCGGCCACTTCGCGGGCGACGGCTACGGCGTCGCCGACCTCAGCCGGCCGTGGCTGCTCCCGGTCCTCGTCGCGGCGCTCTCCCTGTTCCCGGTCCTCGGCAACCTGCGTCCGGACCTGGTCTCCTTCCTGCCCTCGATGCGGCAGTACGCCGGCAACTGGGCCTCGGCCACCTGGGCGTTCGCGCCGGGCGCGGAGGCCAGGCTCAACCAGCTGAAGAAGCCGGCGAAGAACCAGATCGACCAGCTCGTCGAGGGCATGGGCTATCCCGAGGACGTCGCGGAGGTGACCATGCAGATGACGCTGGCGTGGCGCTCGATGCACAGCCAGGGTCGCGGCCTGTTCTCGGTGATGCAGAACTATCTCGGCGCCGAGTACGAGACCTACTCGCTGCGCGAGGCCGAGTTCTGCTGCAACTCGGTGATCGGCTGGAACTTCGGTGACGGCCACCTGCACGACGACCAGCTCATCGACGCGATCCAGCGCCGGATCGGCTTCGCGCCCGGCGAGTTCGTGGTGGTCTGGGTCGAGTCGCAGCCGATCCACAAGCCCACCCAGGCGTACTTCGTGATGGACGCGGCCCTCGGCATCGTCGAACGCGGCACCTGGCTGGTCGCCGACTGCGTCCGGGAGCAGCCATGGCTGCCCAACGGCCCGGTGCCGACCACCGTCACCTGGCGACACCCGCAGCACCACCCGGACCGGCGCGCCCCGGAGCGCACCCCGGAGGTGACGGCGTGAGCCCGCTGGCCGCGATCCCCTTCGCCCGCGCGGAGCAGGACCCCGCCGGCCGCTGCCTTCGCGACGATGGACGGACCTTCGACAACGCCGGCTTCGCGGCCGACGTACGACGGCTCGCGCAGCGGCTCGGCAGGCTCGGGATCGCCCCCGGCGACACCGTCGCGGTGATGCTGCCGAACTGCGCGGAGATCGTCACCACGATGTTCGCCGCCTGGTACCGCGGATCCGCGCTGACCCCGGTCAACGCGGCCCTCACCGACGACGAGGCCCGCTACCAGCTCCAGGACTCGGCGGCCGCGGTGCTCGTGGGCGACGAGCGCGCCCGCGAGCTGGCCGCGTCGGTCGGGATCGCCTGGTTGGACGCCGCCTCGATCCATGCCGACACCCGTCCT contains:
- a CDS encoding DUF4334 domain-containing protein, producing MTVIPSDRLAALEPACALHDALALFDSLPAVRAEELTGRWHGRELATGHPMDGLLEASGWYGKQFDSADDVHPLLFRAPSGAIVSVDPRRIPFGIVDKIPSGVVARGRAVMGAALPVLRTRKPRARVRPVEYRGVVTAGMSYDHLPIIDLFRRVDDDTLLGCMDLRDAPPYFFVLARD
- a CDS encoding homing endonuclease associated repeat-containing protein: MRVPEFSDEQIAADLAAAAAELGEPLTAAAYDGWQRRRVAASPALLIRRFGSWNAACGHAGVATNKTRSTSRRWSDEDVVAIVARYLAAPGSTGSFADYTAWAKAEDGVPSGATLRQRFSWAEVKKRATELS
- a CDS encoding DUF3556 domain-containing protein: MPFLTPDAPPVDPAELLARPRQERIRLLATFWAEYGFGTPKLVHTIYIVKLLVLYVVGGVALATLTSGVGGPLDVAQWWDQPVIYQKLVLWTLFLELFGIGGTWGPLAAHFKPMTGGIAYWARPDTIRLPPWPGKVPFTAGDNRGVLDVLLYLATLASFLLAVVAGSSTTIEGLGGVELVDPRLMALSAGLLVLCGLRDKILFLAARGEQYLPILIVSSLAGSVLTLVDLIVAAKLVIVIVWVGAALSKMNAHFENVVPPMVSNAPFAPRFVKRAHYRSLPDDLKPSRLAWFMAHVLGTTAELVVPLVLLFSTNWTLTLLAVGAMVLFHLFITQTFPLAVPLEWNILFAYITVFLFAGHFAGDGYGVADLSRPWLLPVLVAALSLFPVLGNLRPDLVSFLPSMRQYAGNWASATWAFAPGAEARLNQLKKPAKNQIDQLVEGMGYPEDVAEVTMQMTLAWRSMHSQGRGLFSVMQNYLGAEYETYSLREAEFCCNSVIGWNFGDGHLHDDQLIDAIQRRIGFAPGEFVVVWVESQPIHKPTQAYFVMDAALGIVERGTWLVADCVREQPWLPNGPVPTTVTWRHPQHHPDRRAPERTPEVTA